In Candidatus Methylomirabilota bacterium, one genomic interval encodes:
- a CDS encoding response regulator — protein sequence MDTAPNGIAALEKVQGRRYDLILTDLHMPELDGAGLSRELAKRQTHPPQKIIFLTGTAGTSEAHRLVQETGLPLLRKPFNLVELLELVRKVLGAA from the coding sequence ATCGACACCGCGCCGAACGGCATCGCGGCGCTTGAGAAGGTCCAAGGCCGGCGCTACGACCTGATCCTGACCGACCTCCACATGCCCGAGCTGGACGGCGCCGGCCTCTCCCGGGAGTTGGCGAAGCGTCAGACACATCCGCCGCAGAAGATCATTTTCCTCACGGGCACCGCGGGAACCTCAGAGGCGCATCGCCTCGTGCAGGAAACCGGTCTGCCGCTGCTGCGAAAGCCCTTCAACCTCGTCGAGCTGCTGGAGCTGGTTCGGAAAGTCCTGGGCGCCGCGTAG